One stretch of Caldinitratiruptor microaerophilus DNA includes these proteins:
- the trpE gene encoding anthranilate synthase component I, producing the protein MLTRTVPAPFLEAASRFRTVPVYQELIADLETPISLFLKLFAQDRDAFLLESADGGDRVGRYSMLGGRPLARLVHREGRTVRSGPEGEAVRTGDPLRHLRELLAGLDAAPPVPLAGPPATGLPPFLGGAVGYLGYDVVRHFERLPGAPPDVLGAPDAVFLVPELVAVFDHLTHRLYLVALAVPGGDPEGAYARALDVLGEARARLAAPVAPAPPVAPATRAGAAAGGLHAHFPRERFLAAVRRIQEYIAAGDAFQVVLSQRLTAPTRANPLDIYRMLRTVNPSPYLFYFRTGDLHLVGSSPERLVKVQDGVVEVRPIAGTEPRGRDEAEDRANEERLLASEKERAEHIMLVDLGRNDVGRVAEFGTVRVPELMRVERYSHVMHLVSSVTGRLAPGRDALDALAACFPAGTLTGAPKVRAMEIIDELEPVRRGPYGGAVGYVDLRGNLDTCITIRTLILQDAVAHIQAGAGVVADSDPQREYEETLHKARHLIRTLELAEGGRP; encoded by the coding sequence ACCGCGACGCGTTCCTGCTCGAGAGCGCCGACGGCGGCGACCGGGTCGGCCGTTACTCCATGCTGGGCGGCCGCCCGCTGGCCCGGCTGGTCCACCGGGAGGGGCGGACGGTCCGGAGCGGGCCGGAGGGCGAGGCCGTACGGACCGGCGATCCGCTCCGGCACCTGCGGGAACTGCTGGCCGGGCTGGACGCCGCCCCACCCGTGCCTCTCGCCGGCCCCCCGGCCACCGGTCTGCCGCCCTTCCTCGGCGGCGCCGTCGGGTATCTGGGTTACGACGTGGTTCGCCACTTCGAGCGCCTTCCCGGCGCCCCCCCGGACGTCCTGGGCGCGCCGGACGCCGTCTTCCTCGTGCCCGAGCTGGTCGCGGTCTTCGACCACCTGACCCACCGCCTGTACCTGGTGGCGCTGGCCGTCCCGGGCGGCGACCCGGAGGGGGCGTACGCCCGGGCCCTCGACGTCCTGGGCGAGGCCCGGGCCCGGCTGGCGGCCCCGGTGGCCCCGGCGCCCCCCGTGGCCCCGGCGACCCGGGCAGGCGCGGCGGCCGGCGGCCTCCACGCCCACTTCCCCCGGGAGCGATTCCTGGCGGCGGTAAGGCGCATCCAGGAGTACATCGCGGCGGGAGACGCCTTCCAGGTCGTCCTGTCGCAGCGGCTCACGGCCCCCACCCGGGCCAACCCCCTCGACATCTACCGGATGCTGAGGACGGTGAATCCCTCGCCCTACCTCTTCTACTTCCGCACGGGGGACCTGCACCTGGTGGGGTCGTCGCCCGAGCGCCTCGTGAAGGTCCAGGACGGGGTGGTGGAGGTCCGGCCCATCGCCGGGACCGAGCCGCGGGGGCGGGACGAGGCCGAGGACCGGGCGAACGAGGAGCGCCTGCTGGCCAGCGAGAAGGAGCGGGCCGAGCACATCATGCTCGTCGACCTCGGCCGCAACGACGTGGGGCGGGTCGCCGAGTTCGGCACCGTGCGGGTGCCCGAGCTCATGCGGGTGGAGCGGTACTCCCACGTCATGCACCTGGTCTCCTCCGTGACCGGCCGCCTCGCCCCCGGCCGCGACGCGCTCGACGCCCTGGCGGCCTGCTTCCCGGCGGGCACCCTGACCGGCGCCCCCAAGGTGCGGGCCATGGAGATCATCGACGAGCTCGAGCCCGTCCGCCGGGGCCCTTACGGCGGCGCGGTGGGGTACGTGGACCTGCGCGGGAACCTGGACACCTGCATCACGATCCGCACCCTGATCCTGCAGGACGCGGTCGCCCACATCCAGGCCGGGGCCGGCGTGGTTGCCGACTCGGACCCGCAGCGGGAGTACGAGGAGACGCTCCACAAGGCCCGGCACCTCATCCGCACGCTCGAGCTGGCAGAGGGGGGAAGGCCGTGA
- a CDS encoding anthranilate synthase component II codes for MILVIDNYDSFTYNLVQYLGELGARMEVYRNDRITVPEIRALAPEGIVLSPGPCTPDEAGVTLDVVRELGATTPILGVCLGHQAIGQAYGGRVVRAPYLMHGKTSPIHHRGDPLFAGLPSPFTATRYHSLIVDRDSLPGSLEVTAETADGLIMGLRHREHPVWGVQFHPESILTEGGHRLLRNFLDLAARHRRAAAPVT; via the coding sequence GTGATCCTGGTGATCGACAACTACGACTCGTTCACGTACAACCTCGTCCAGTACCTGGGCGAGCTGGGCGCCCGGATGGAGGTCTACCGCAACGACCGCATCACCGTGCCGGAGATCCGGGCCCTGGCCCCGGAGGGCATCGTGCTCTCGCCCGGCCCCTGCACGCCCGACGAGGCCGGGGTGACGCTGGACGTGGTGCGGGAGCTGGGCGCCACCACGCCCATCCTGGGCGTGTGCCTCGGGCACCAGGCGATCGGCCAGGCGTACGGCGGGCGGGTGGTGCGGGCGCCATACCTGATGCACGGCAAGACCTCGCCGATCCACCACCGGGGCGATCCGCTCTTCGCCGGCCTGCCGTCGCCGTTCACGGCGACCCGCTACCACTCGCTCATCGTCGATCGGGACTCCCTGCCCGGTAGCCTGGAGGTCACCGCCGAGACCGCCGACGGGCTGATCATGGGCCTCCGGCACCGGGAGCACCCGGTGTGGGGCGTCCAGTTCCATCCGGAGTCGATCCTGACCGAAGGCGGTCACCGGCTCCTCCGGAACTTCCTCGACCTGGCGGCCCGCCACCGGCGGGCGGCGGCGCCGGTCACCTGA
- a CDS encoding phosphoribosylanthranilate isomerase, with protein sequence MWVKICGIRTPEAARAAAEAGADAVGFVFAPSRRQVAPEEARRLGGHLPPGVARVGVFVDLPVAQVVAVARAAGLTHVQLHGDEPPEVLEALPLPVIKGVRLAGRDDLSRLLEYTRAWGILVEPRVSGQAGGTGVALDRVLGREARDLLRRHGYTGKFILAGGLDPDTVAEAVRAVGPDGVDVSSGVETGGQKDPDKIRAFVRSAREGTRP encoded by the coding sequence GTGTGGGTGAAGATCTGCGGGATCCGCACGCCGGAAGCCGCGCGGGCGGCCGCTGAGGCGGGAGCGGACGCCGTCGGCTTCGTGTTCGCCCCGAGCCGCCGCCAGGTCGCCCCGGAGGAGGCCCGGCGCCTGGGCGGGCATCTGCCGCCCGGCGTCGCCCGGGTCGGGGTGTTCGTGGACCTGCCGGTGGCGCAAGTCGTGGCGGTCGCCCGCGCCGCCGGGCTCACCCACGTGCAGCTGCACGGGGACGAGCCGCCCGAGGTCCTGGAGGCGCTGCCCCTGCCGGTGATCAAGGGGGTGCGGCTCGCCGGTCGGGACGACCTGTCCCGCCTGCTCGAGTACACCCGTGCCTGGGGAATCCTCGTCGAGCCGCGGGTCAGCGGTCAGGCCGGCGGCACGGGGGTGGCGCTCGACCGGGTGCTCGGCCGGGAGGCCCGAGACCTCCTCCGCCGGCACGGGTACACAGGGAAGTTCATCCTGGCCGGGGGGCTCGACCCGGACACGGTGGCGGAGGCGGTGCGGGCCGTGGGTCCGGACGGGGTCGACGTCTCCAGCGGCGTCGAGACCGGCGGGCAGAAGGACCCGGACAAGATCAGGGCGTTCGTCCGGAGCGCCCGGGAGGGAACTCGACCGTGA
- the trpD gene encoding anthranilate phosphoribosyltransferase: MAQELRTLIARVAEGQNLTEEEASQAMEALMAGEATPAQMAALLVALRLKGETVEEITGCARVMRARAIPVPHRQPFVVDTCGTGGDGAGTFNISTTAAFVVAGAGVPVAKHGNRAASSQAGSADVLEALGVRIDLSPEEVGRCIDEVGIGFLFAPALHTAMRHVAPVRREIGLRTIFNFLGPLTNPAGAQAQLVGVFRPDLTEPLARVLGNLGVRRALVVHGLEGIDEVSVSGPTRVSDYQDGAVRTYEIVPEDAGLRRAPPESIRGGTPAENARIAEAVLQGRPGPQRDVVLLNAGMALVAAGRATTPAEGVRLAAEAVDSGRALAVLEGLRRLTCALAAERQPA, translated from the coding sequence ATGGCCCAGGAACTGCGCACCCTCATCGCCCGGGTGGCGGAGGGGCAGAACCTGACGGAGGAAGAGGCGAGCCAGGCCATGGAGGCCCTGATGGCCGGCGAGGCCACGCCGGCCCAGATGGCGGCGCTCCTGGTGGCGCTGCGCCTGAAGGGGGAAACCGTCGAGGAGATCACCGGCTGCGCCCGGGTGATGCGGGCCCGGGCGATCCCGGTCCCGCACCGGCAGCCCTTCGTGGTCGACACCTGCGGCACCGGCGGCGACGGCGCCGGCACGTTCAACATCTCCACCACGGCGGCCTTCGTGGTCGCCGGGGCGGGGGTGCCGGTCGCCAAGCACGGCAACCGGGCGGCCTCCAGCCAGGCCGGCAGCGCCGACGTCCTGGAGGCGCTGGGGGTCCGGATCGACCTGTCGCCGGAGGAGGTGGGCCGCTGCATCGACGAGGTGGGGATCGGGTTCCTCTTCGCCCCGGCCCTGCACACGGCGATGCGGCACGTGGCCCCGGTGCGGCGGGAGATCGGCCTGCGGACCATCTTCAACTTCCTCGGCCCCCTCACCAACCCTGCCGGCGCCCAGGCGCAGCTCGTCGGGGTGTTCCGCCCCGACCTCACCGAGCCCCTCGCCAGGGTGCTGGGGAACCTCGGGGTGCGCCGGGCGCTGGTCGTGCACGGTCTGGAGGGGATCGACGAGGTGTCCGTGAGCGGGCCGACCCGGGTGAGCGACTACCAGGACGGCGCCGTCCGCACCTACGAGATCGTGCCGGAGGACGCCGGGCTGCGGCGCGCCCCGCCCGAGTCCATCCGGGGCGGCACCCCTGCCGAGAACGCACGGATCGCCGAGGCCGTCCTGCAGGGACGGCCGGGCCCGCAGCGGGACGTGGTGCTCCTGAACGCCGGCATGGCGCTGGTCGCCGCCGGCCGGGCCACGACGCCGGCCGAGGGCGTGCGGCTGGCGGCGGAGGCCGTCGACTCCGGCCGGGCCCTGGCGGTGCTGGAAGGGCTCCGGCGCCTGACCTGCGCGCTCGCCGCCGAGCGGCAGCCGGCCTGA
- the trpC gene encoding indole-3-glycerol phosphate synthase TrpC, which produces MILDRILAAKAEEVAAARARRPLSAVEEAARAAPPPRDFAGALRPRASLPVAVIAEVKKASPSRGVLRADFDPVAIARGYQAGGAAAVSVLTDGPFFQGSLDHLRAVRQAVGVPLLRKDFLLEPYQVYEARAAGADAVLLIVAARPDAGWLREMQAVAAGLGMAALVEVHTAAELELALAAGARVVGINNRDLRTFETRLEVTLNLAPAVPPDVTLVSESGIRGPADCRRLAEAGVHAVLVGEHLVREPDPGAALRSWLAGEGEAGGVGEDLRDPHAGSRAGGR; this is translated from the coding sequence ATGATCCTCGACCGCATCCTGGCCGCCAAGGCCGAGGAGGTGGCGGCCGCCCGGGCCCGCCGGCCGCTGTCCGCGGTGGAGGAGGCCGCCCGCGCCGCCCCGCCGCCGCGGGACTTCGCCGGTGCGCTCCGGCCCCGTGCGTCGCTCCCCGTGGCCGTCATCGCCGAGGTGAAGAAGGCGAGCCCGTCCCGGGGGGTGCTGCGGGCGGACTTCGACCCCGTGGCGATCGCCCGGGGGTACCAGGCCGGCGGCGCCGCCGCCGTCTCCGTCCTGACGGACGGACCCTTCTTCCAGGGGAGCCTGGACCACCTGCGGGCCGTGCGGCAGGCCGTGGGGGTGCCGCTCCTGCGCAAGGACTTCCTCCTCGAGCCCTACCAGGTGTACGAGGCCCGGGCGGCCGGGGCCGACGCGGTGCTCCTCATCGTGGCCGCCCGGCCGGACGCCGGCTGGCTGCGGGAGATGCAGGCGGTGGCCGCCGGGCTGGGCATGGCCGCCCTGGTGGAGGTGCACACGGCGGCCGAGCTGGAGCTGGCCCTGGCGGCGGGGGCCCGGGTGGTGGGGATCAACAACCGGGACCTCCGGACCTTCGAGACCCGGCTGGAGGTCACCCTGAACCTGGCGCCGGCCGTGCCGCCGGACGTCACCCTGGTGAGCGAGAGCGGCATCCGGGGTCCGGCGGACTGCCGCCGGCTGGCGGAGGCCGGCGTGCACGCGGTCCTGGTGGGCGAGCACCTCGTGCGCGAGCCCGACCCCGGCGCGGCGCTGCGGAGCTGGCTGGCGGGAGAGGGGGAGGCCGGCGGTGTGGGTGAAGATCTGCGGGATCCGCACGCCGGAAGCCGCGCGGGCGGCCGCTGA